The genomic region GATCCACCGCATCCCACTGCCCCGCGGTTGCCACAGCAACGCTGGTGCCCCAGGCGACCACCAGATCGGGTCGCATGCGCTTGGCCTCGGCGACGAAACCGGGAATCAGGCGTTTGTCCTGCGACGCATCGCGCAGGGTGAAACGCACCGGCACCTTCTGTCTCCTGAAGTGGTCCTGAAAACCCTGACAGGCCTCTTCGCAGCCACGAAAGAGAAGCATCACCACATGGTAGGGGCGCGGCTGGGTTGCACCGGCCGCAGCGGTGGCGAACCAGAGCAGCACGGCAAGCAGTAGGCGGGATGACCTCATCGGCCCTCGCGGGCGGTAAGGCAGACAAGCGTACCCACCAGGACGACCACGCCGATGGCGGCCATCGCGCCACCCCAACCCGTCGTTGCCAACCAGACACCGGCCCAGAGCGGTCCGACGAAACTGCCCAGCCGCTCCAGGGTGCGCAGCATCACCGCAACGGATGTGGCGCCGGTCCTGGCACCGATCTCGGTGGCAAGCGCCTGCATCGGCGCACTGGCGAGTCCGGTACCTATGCCCAGGGTCAGGATGCCGATCCAGACGAGCCACACCGAATTCATCTCGCCAAACAACCACGCACCCAGGCCAGCCAATCCGCCGAGGCCTATCACGCCACCTCCGACAAGTGTCAGGGACAGGCGCCAGCGATAGCGATCCGAAAGCCAGGATGCGACCGGATTGATCGTCGACACCAGGATGAAATACACCATCACGGCCCGGCCGATTTCGGCGGGGCTGTAGTCCAGCTGATGTAGTGTCAACGGCGCAAGATAGAACAGGAAACCGGCCAGGGCAATTTTCGCGGGGACAGCCCCGCCCAGCATCAACGCGGCAAAACGGCGGTTCATCAACAGCCGCCGGATCTCCGACATACGCAAAGGAGGGATCGCCTCGTGGTGTTCGTTGCTACCGCGCTGCGTCAACCGGAAGATCACGAGAGCCAGCAGACCCAGCAGCGCCGAAACGGCGAATACCGGCCGGAAACCGAACTGATCCGCAAGCACGCCTCCGAGCGCCGAGCCACAGATCGCCGCAATACCCACAGCGCCGACGAACAACGCCAGGCCGCGCGCCCGATCGGCCCGGCTGGTCAAGACGATCAGTTGACGCTGGCAGGCCATGGTCCCGGTGGCGTACCCCCAGGCACACAAGGCACGCGCCGGCAGCAATTCCCAGTAGCTGCCCGCCAAGGCGGTCCATAGAAAGCCCAGCAGCGTCAGGCCGACACCGGCCGCAAACACCCGTGCGATCCCCCACCGATCCGCCCAGCGACCTGCAAAGGGGGTGGCCAGGGCGAAGAACAGCATGTAGATCGCAATCGGCAGCCCGATCTCGGTCTCACTGCCGAGAAAGCTCTCACCGGTCGCAAACGACTTGATGTACAGCGGCAGGAAGGAGCGCGACATCTCTTCGGTCAGAATGAACAGGAACAGCGGCAAGCGCAGGGACTGCAGCCGCTCTGCGGTACTTTCTCCACCGCCCGGCAGACCGACCAGCAAGGCGCGGAGCAATTCCCGAAACACCACGACCGCCACCAGCAGTACAATGCCGACGTCCGCGCCCAGTTCGCCGAGGCGCCGGGCGACGAATTCCCCATCGGCCGCCACGGCGATGCGCCCGGAACCCGCCGTGTGCTCGATCCAATCGCCGGTCGTCACACCCTGCCGGGCAAGGGTCGCACCCCCGTTGTCGATCAGCTTCAGCGCGGCGACCCCAGGATGTTTTGCGACGACACCGTCGAAATACGCGTCGACGCCAGGCAGCTTCTCCAACGGGATGCCGAGCGCCTCGGCCCGCGCCAGCTTGCCCGCAAGCAACTCAGCCACCATCTCCACCTTGGACGTGAGCACGGGTGTCAGGGTCGCTTCCAGCAAACCCTTGGCATTCCATGCCACCTGAACACCTGCGGCGAACGTCGTCAGCAACGCAACGGCCATGACACGGCGGCGCAGCCATGGGCCACCGGTGCCACTGGATCTCAACCACCCGAGAGCCGCAAGGGTGATGAGTATCATCACGGCGATGGCAGCGGCGATGCGCGGCCAGAGCAGGCCCGCGATGCGCCTCTCCTCTCGTTGCAGGACCGCAGCGGCCACGCCGACGCGCAAGCCACCGACGACGTCGTCTGCGGCATCACGGATACTTGCCGCAATCGTCGTTCCGGACGCGGACCGGACGTGGGAAGAATCCCGCAACGACCTCATCGAACGCCACTCCTCCGACGTAAGCACCGCCGCCATCCGTGAGGGCGTGGAGGCGGAGACAACTCGGGCGATATCGCCATCGACCGTTACCACCTCGATGTCGGCGATTGCCGGGTCGGCCTTCTTCAGCCGGGCCACCATGGCGTCGAGGTTGTGAATCTCGTCCGGCCGCAGGCCCGTGAGTGCGCCGGTGCGGAGCACAGCTTCCAGATCACCGGCCTGGATCTCGATCCGCGACAAGGTCAGTTCCCTCAGAAGGCCGCGGTGCTCGTTGAGCAGCATGGCACCAAGCAGCACCAGCGCCAGGCATTGCGCAGCCACGAGGAGAATTAAAAGGCGACGCCACGCGGCAAGGGGCGGCGGTGCAATCACGTCGACGGCAGAGGGCGAGGCGGGCATGGAGTATGTACGGGCGAACACATGCATCCGGTGGTTTTTCATACTACCATCGGTGCCATGAGAAGCATTCAGCGCGGATTGCGTTATCTGTTTTTGCTTGCCGGCACGCTTTTCACGGCATCGATCGTCGCCCAGCCGAACGCCTCCGGCGAGCAGCGCATCGCACTGGTGATCGGCAATTCGGCCTACCACAATTCACCACTCAGCAACCCTGGCAACGATGCGCGCGCCATGGCCGCCAAGCTCGAGAGCCACGGGTTCGACGTGGTGAGTCGCGAAGACCTGACTACCCGACAGATCAGCGAGACACTGCGCGAATTCCGCTCGCGGCTGGTACCCGGGGGGGTCGCGCTGTTCTTCTATGCAGGTCACGGGGTCCAGATCAAGGGTATCAACTATCTGCCGAGCGTCGATGCGGACATCCGGAGCGAGGAAGACGTGCCGCTCAACAGCATCAACCTCAACCAGGTACTGGAGATCATGGACGAAGGCAAGACGCGGCTGAACCTGATCTTTCTGGACGCTTGCCGCAACAACCCGTTCATGCGCAGCTTCCGTTCGGCTGCAGGAGGTCTGGCGCGCGTCGATGCACCCTCCGGTACGCTGATCTCGTTTGCCACCCGTCCCGGCAGTGTGGCAGCCGATGGCGAAGGCGACCACGGCCTCTACACGCAGCACCTGCTCGCCCAGATCGGTGTCCCCAACCGGCCGATCGAACAGGACCTCAAACGCGTCGTCGCCGGTGTCATGGAGGACTCGAAAGGCCAGCAGGAGCCCTGGATGGAAGGCAGCATGGTCGGCGATTTCTACTTCGCGGGATCTTCCGAAGCCACCTCCGCATCGGCAGACCCAGTCCCCGCGCGGCGAATCAGCGACTCTGCCGCCTTCGAACTGTCATTCTGGGACAGCATCAAGGACAGCGAAAACGCGGGCGATTTTCGCGCTTACCTGCAGCAGTATCCTGAAGGCCGGTTTGCGCCCCTCGCCTCCAGCCGGCTGCGCCGGTTCGAAGCATCGCAAAGCGGTGACAGAAGCGCCCCCGCCGCGACATCCGGCGATCGTGGCGACGGCGGCAGGACGATCTTTCGTGACTGCCCCGAATGTCCTGAGATGACGGTGATCCCGGCCGGCAAGTTCCAGATGGGTGCCGCAGCACGCGAGGTCGGGAGCGGTGATTCGGAACGTCCCCGCCACGTAGTCCGCATTCCGCGACCCCTCGCCGTGGGTCGCTTCGAGATCACCCGCAAGCAATACGAGGCGTTCGTCAAAGCCAGCGGACACAACGCGAAGGGCTCGTGCTATGCATGGGTCGGTTCCGAATGGGTCAGTATGCCGAACCGCGACTGGAGCTACCCGGACTTCCGCCAGGAAGACGACCATCCGGCTGTGTGCGTCAACTGGCGGGATGCCCACGCCTATGTGTCCTGGCTTTCGATGAAGACCGGCATGCCCTATCGGCTGCTATCCGAGTCGGAGTGGGAATACGCTGCACGGGCGGGCACGCGCACCTCGCGATTCTGGGGTGACGATCCCGAACTCGCGTGCGACTACGCCAATGTCTATGACGCCTCCAGCCAGGAATTCCGCAACTTCGACTGGGAGCCGCACGCATGCAAAGACGGCTATCTGGAGACATCGCCAGTCGGCTCGTTCAAGCCGAACGATTTCGGCCTGTACGACATGCTCGGCAATGTCTGGGAATGGGTAGAGGACTGTCAGTGGGTCAATTACATAGGCGCTCCAAAGGACGGTTCTGCAAAGGTCTCGGATGACTGCGCCCGCAGGGTCTACCGTGGAGGAGGCTGGAGCGGCCCGGCCTCTGTGCGTGCGGCGGTCCGGAACGGGAATCCGCCCAGCTATCGCAGCCAGTTGCTTGGATTCAGGGTCGCCCGCCCGGTCAATGACGACTACCCGGCCGGCCCTCAGCAGTGAATCGTTGAATCTTCGTCGTTGACCGGTGCTTGTTTTCAACGGGTTTCGCCCCCCGCGGAGACCTCCGGCTTCTGCACGCACGCATGAACATCATCGCAACCAATCTGTCGAGACTGCGGCTGTTCCTTGCTCGGACGTCTTTGGTCGGCATACCCGCGACGCGCGCACTGGCATGGGAACTGCCCCGCCTGCTCGCATGGCGTGCCTACAATCGCCTTGCAAGCCTTGTGTATGCCTTGATGGACCGACAGCGCGTGACCGATCGGCGGACAGCACGAGCGCTGCAGCGCTTTACCGGACCGGAGGGCATCTATTTCTACGTCATCGCCGTGCCGCGGGCGCTGCATTTCCTGATACCGGCGGCGTCGCTCATTCAGCGGCATGCCCGCATCGTGTTCGTGCTGAATGGTGTTTCACGCACCGAAGAACAAGCCCTGCGCGACCGGTTTCCCGCCGTGCCTACACTGCGCCTCTGGACATTACCGGGGACATGCTGGCCACACGGCCATCTGCTCAGCGTACTGCTGCGAAGCAGTGGGCGTGATTTCGGCATCATCGACCACGACTTCTTCCTGTTTGACGATACGGTGTTCGAGCAACTGCGTTTTGCCGAGGACGAGTTCGCGGTCTGTGCAGATGCCTGGCGCAATGCGCCGACCGGAAGCGAGGTACCGACCACGCACTTCATGTACCTGCATACCCGGCGCCTGCAAGAGGTCATGCGGCGCCACGGTGTCGGAGCGCAACTCTACAAGACGATCCCGGGGCATCTTTCCGACATGCTCGCGAACGCGGGCTTTTCGATGCGAAATCCACCGAAAGAGTATCAATCCTTTTTTGACTCGTTTTTGATGCTCAGCGTCCTTGCGGTGCAGGACGGTTACAGGTTCCACAAACTGGATACCGCTCCGGAAGGCTGGGTACATGTCGGCGGCACCAGCATGGGACGGCACATATCGAAAGACGCGGTACACCACTACGTCTCGTCCCGGTTCCTCGAATGGCTTGAAGGTTCTCCGGTGTACGAGGAGTATCGGCGCAAGGGCCTGGCAACCCCGGACATGTCGAAGCGATTGCGCGACACACTGGACACCCAGATCGCGCACCGGGTAGACCTGCTCGTCGACAGGGTCGGCAAGCGGATGGCGGCGTTGTCAACGCCACCTTAGCGCCGGCAGCGAACGATCGACGATGCTGCAGGCAACCCACCCCGGCGACACTGGATCCGTTGTGGACCGGGCGCGGCGCGCGAGGCACCGGTCCCGCACGCGCCGGCCTCTCCGCGATCCCGGGTGGCTATTCGTCAAACTCCAGGTACCCCGAAACACTGATCCGCAGCGTCACACTGCATCCTCCATCGGTGCGGATTGCATTCACGAAGATGTTGCTGTTCGGATCGGCGTACAGTTTGATGGGCCAGGTGCTGTTGTGGGTATAGAACCCGGACCCACCTGGACTGAAGGCGCGGTCCGGTATCGGCAGGCGGAACTCGGAGGTCTCGCCGCCGGCGGTCGTCGTGATGCTCGGCTTGAGAAAAAAAGAACAACTCGTCGTGAAGCTCCACACGCTGATGGATTCGATCACGAAGCGCTTGTCCGCCGGTACCGCATAGAGCAACTGGTTATTCGGATTGATGACGGCGTTGCTCATGACGAATTGCACGTCGACGTTCATCGGCGTCTTGGACGCCTGGGTGGTGACAGGCTGCTCGACGATGCGGACCGGCGTCGAATAGGCTGCATCGGCGGTGGGACATAGCGCTACGAGCAGAAAGGCGGCAACAGAAGCATTTTTCATATAGTTCTCCTTCGACGGTCGGCTGACGCCGCGCATGGGCCCGGCGTTGCTCTAGACCTGGTGGTGGTGACGCAGCCGGTCGCAAGCGGGCAATGCAAACTGCGGGCCGCGACCGCCCGAAAGCTTCCATGCCTGGCCCCCTCGACCCGCCCGTCCGTACGCCGACCATCGATCACGACAGATGCCGCTGTCTGAGCGGCACGGCGGCACCCAAGGTCGAAACTACGGGGGTAGAGACTCGTGGCGCGACCGTCCCTCCCAAGAAGTCGGCTCAGGCCCGATCGGCGTCGATCACTGCGGGCTTCCGGGGACCCGCCTCACGACCGTTTCGATCGTGAAACGGGACTCAGAACAAGATGCAATTTGAAGGCCGTCGACCGAACACGTCGCCGAAACAATGGCTTGCGTGAAAAGCCCTGTCGGTGGCGACGTTACCTGTAAGCAATGCTGACAGCAGCACTCCCGGGGAGACCTTTCAGTTCGGGATGAAACCAGGTCCCCGGTGGCACCTATTGGCCCGGGGGCGGCGGTGGGGGCGGACCAGGGGGCGGCGCCGGAATGCCGAGTGTCCGGCTGGTCGCACCCGGTGGTGGTGGCGGCGGGGCCGCGTGGTAGCGACGCGACAAGCTGCGGCTCCAGGCCTCCGAGACGGGGATCTGATGTCCCTTGGCGTACATGCATTGCTGATAGGCGTTGTCGTAGCGGCGCTGCGCGTCCCAGGCCGCACCCGAACCGACGCCCGAACCGACCGCAGTACCTACCAGCGCCCCACTCGCGGCACCGACCCCGGCACCGTGACTGCCATCGGCCGCGGCACCGACGGCCGCACCGAGCAGTGCGGTTGCGGCAGCGGTCTTGGCGGTACTCTCGTCCAGGGCACGCTGGGCATTGACGCCGCCAATTCGGTACAGCGCGAAATCCCGGCATGCCAGGTCATCCACCTGGAACTGTTCGAAACTCTTGCCACTCCCCGGCAGCACCATGACGCTGGGACCGTCCGGCAGGGTCGCACAGCCGCCCATCAACCCGATTCCCAACAGCAAGACCGCCCGGATACCGCTATGCCTCATGACGATGCCCCGCTCAATTCCCAGGGGTTTCCGGGACAACCTTCATCCAGCCGCCGGGGCAGGACTTCACGTAGGGGTAGTAGGTCTGCGACGAGGGACAGTAGTACCAGTAACCGGTGCCCTCACTGGGTTGCTGTACATAGGTCGTGGGCGCCGGATTCACCACGATCGTCGATGGCGCATACGGCGGGTAGTAAGCGCGCGGGTAGCTGTATGGCCACCACAGCGGGCCTATATCGAGGTAGACGCCGGTGTGGGTACGGTGGCTACGACGCGGCACATAGTTGTAGTGGTGACTGCGTCCGTGACGGTCGCCGTCCCAATAACGGTGGTCGCGATCGGCCAGTGTCGCTCCGCTGGCGACCAGCAGACCTGCCATGGCCGCGGCGGTGATCAGGTAACGTTGCATCGCAGTTCCTCGCGAGGGGCGCCGGCTCCATGCGCAGGCAACGTATAGACAGTTCTGGTTGCCGCGAGTTCCGGCTCTCCGCATCGGCCGCCCCGAACCGACTCGTATATAGCATGGCGCTTTCCAATTTCATGGTAAGCCCACCCTAAACCGGTGGCCACCCGGTTCGATCGAGAGCCTGACGCCGATCAACCGGAAGACCCCGCGGCCGTTGGCCGGGAGGTGACCGCCAAATTGCTGACCATCCGCGCAACAAAAAATACCAGTCAGGATCGGCTCGACAACCGGCCTCGATCCCGGCCCCGACCTACCTGGCGACGGACGGGCACCAGGCATGCCAAGATACCCGCAGCGACACTGCGCCGCCCTCTTCGAATCACCGGCGCGGCCTCCAGGAGACATCATGCACAAATGCCGATTCCATTCTTGGTTGCTGATTCCCGCACTGCTGTTGCAACTCGGCACCGCCATCGCCGCCAGCGACACCGATGCGTTGCGTCTCGAGAAGATCACCGACCAGGTTTTTGCGGTGGTCGGCCCCTTCGGCAACCGGACACCGGACAACCTCGGTAACAACGCGACCTTTGGCTTCGTCGTGACAGCCCAGGGCGTCGTGCTGATCGATTCCGGTGGCAGTTACCAGGGTGCGGCGGCAATCGATGCGATCATCAAGCAGGTGACCGATCTGCCGGTCAAGATCGTGATCAACAGCGGTGGACAGGACCATCGCTGGCTGGGCAATGGCTATTTCAAGCAGCGCGGTGCACGGATCATCGCCAGCAGCGCGGCCGTCCGCGATCAGCAGGCACGTCTGCAGGACCAGATGCTCATGCTCGGCAACCTGATCGGCAAGGAGGGTCTGGCCGGCACAGAGGCCGTCTATGCCGCCGAGACCTTCGATGACACCATGCACCTCGACGTCGACGGCACCGCCTTCGATCTGCACATGGTCGGCCCGGCCCACACGCCCGGGGACAGTCTCATCTGGTTGCCGCAACAGCGCGTCCTGTTCAGTGGCGACGTGGTGTATGTCGGGCGAATGCTAGGCGTGATGCCGCATTCCAACAGCCGTCATTGGATCGAGGCCTTCGAAACGATGGCCGCGCTGGAGCCATTGACCATCGTCCCCGGACACGGCCCACCCGCAGACGTTGCCCGCGCGCGCGCGGACTCGCTCGACTACCTCGTATTTCTGCGCGAGACCGTCGGCGCCTTCATGCAGGAGGGCGGCGACATCACCCAGATCGGCGGACTGGACCAATCGCGTTTCGAATACCTGGAGGACTACCAGACCCTCAAGGGACGTAATGCGCAGCAGGTGTTCCAGGAGATGGAGTGGGAGTGAGCAGCCATCCGGGTACGGCTTCGTATGTCGACATGCAGGGCGACAACGATGCCACCCACGCCCTTGCCGACCACCGGTGATCAGGTGGCCACCCGGTAGCGATCGCGACCCGCATTCTTGGCGTTGTAAAGCGCTCTGTCGGCCGCATGGATGACGTCGTTGAGACCCAGACCGCCCTCACCCGCACTGGCGATACCGATACTGATGGTGTAGCGCACCGGTGTGCCCTCCATGCTGACCCGGTCGGCCGCCCGGATCACGCTGAGTAACCGATCAGCCACTTCGATGGCACGTTGCTCGTCGGCTTCGCTCAGCAGCACGACGAACTCCTCCCCGCCGAAGCGGCCGAACACATCGGTTTCGCGCAGGTTTTCGCCGATGCGCGAAACGAGGTCAATCAGCACCTCGTCTCCGATCGGATGACCGAAGGTATCGTTTATGCGCTTGAAATGATCGACGTCGATCGCCAGGACCGACAACGGGTGCCGATACCGCACGGACCGGCGAAACACGTCCTCACCTGCCTCGAGGAAGGCCCGGCGATTCAGCGCCCCCGTCAGACTGTCGGTCGTCGCCAGTGCTAGCAACTGCTGTTCGAATGCGCGACGTTCGCTGATGTCGCGCACCACCCCGATGTGGACCAGTGACTCACCATCCCTGGCCTCGGCAACGGTGACCTCGATCGGAAACTGGGAGCCATCCTTCCTGAGGCCCATCACCTCGCGGCTGCTGGACATCGCCCGCGAATCGCCCGTCGACACGCGTCGGATGTAGTCATTGTGCCGCTGCGCGTCCGCCTCGGGCATCAGGCGATTGACCGGTCCACCAACGATCTCGTCACCCGTATAGCCGAACAGGCGCTCGGCGGCGGGGTTGAACTCGATGACGCGACCGGATTCGTCGAGGACGATGACGCCGTCGAGCGTGGTATCCATGAACAATCGCAGTCGTCGCTCGCTGCTGGTCAAACGGGCCCGGCCATTCTGGTAGAGATATGCCGCCATCGCCAACAGTCCACTGACCACGATCGCGACTGCTTCGATCGCTTCGAGGTACCCTTGCCCGGCCGTCCAGCCACGTTCCGGCCGTACCGCGAGGCGCCAGTTCCCACCGGGCACCGCCAACGTCAATTCGATCGAATCCCGCTCGAACAACCCAGGGTCGCCATAGATGACCGGACCGTCTTCACCCAGGCCGTCTTTTCCGCGGAGCGCAAACCGATAGGGCGCCGATTGCCCGTTCAGGCCCGCTGCAGTGAACAGGCTGTCCGAGTCCATCACCAGGCTGAGCAATCCCCAGTAGGCGCCATCGGAAAGAAACACCGGGGTTCGGCTGATCAGACCCCGCCCACCCTGGCGCAGATCGACCGGGCCCGCGAGCACCGTCTGACGCGTCTCGATCGCCCGCTTCACCGCCGGCCATTGAGCGCCCATATCCGGATAGTAGAGGCCGAGCGCCGCCTCGTTGCCCTGCAGGGGGTACACGTAGCTGAGCCGGTTGCCGGGCGCCAGACCGATATTGCGAATGTGGCGCCCCGTCCTGTAGGGCGATTCAAGCGCTTTCTGGATCTCGTCCTCGCTGAGGCTGCGCGCCGCATTGACGTAGGCGGCGAGCCCGGTCGCCAGATAGACACTGGCATTGAGTTCAGCCTCGAGGCGAGAAGACAATCCGACCGCGGCGCTACTCGCCTGATTACGCAGGCTTTCCGAAAGGCGATTACGTTCTGCCTGGATGGTGAAATGGCAAAGCCCGACAAGCAGCGCAAAGATGCCGATACTCGCCCAGATGGCTATCGACCGAGCTGGCGATGATGGCGTCAACACCGGCCCCATCTCACCGGGTCTTCGTCCGCAACACGCCTCAGAGGCGCTGCAACGCTTCGTCTGGTCATCGTCTACGCATACATATCCAATGCCGTCACGGCGATGTCGTTGATGCCTGACGTCACCACGGTCCAGTCCCGGACCAACGACGCGGCGACAGACGCTCAGGGCGAAAGTATAAACTGGGTGACGATGTCGGCGGCCCGATCCGTCCCGTCAAGAGCGCACCCGTTCGACGTCATCCGTTACTCGGAAGTCGGAAGAACGCCAACCTTGGATTCGTCCAGAACGACCTGACCGTACACGAATTCGGACGCAATCCAAGAGGAGCTGTTCACAAACGGCGGCCTGCGCAATGCGACACTGATCAATCGGGAAACCTGCCACATGATTGCCGCCGGCAAACGGCCGATTTGCTAGTCTATGCAGATATTTGGGACTTCCCTGACCACCGCGCGGCCTTCCCATCCAAATGATCCGACAAAGCGAGAAGGTCAAGGGGCCGATTCTTATCCCATTCAGCCTGCTGCTGGTGGTCGCCGTGGGCGCACTGTTTCTCATCGCCTACCAGTACGAAGAGAAGGCCCGCCAGCACGATCTGGCAACCAGCGTGCGCGCAGCCGAACGCCTGTTCAAGCTACAGATCGACAACGACGCTGCGCGGCTGCACGCTGCGCTCTGCCCGATCAGCCGGGACGACACGGTGGCAAACGAATTCCAGAGCAAGGATCGCGGAGCCCTGCTTGCCCAAGTGGACCCACTCTTCAAGCGTCTTCGAGAACGCCATCGGGTGACGCATTTCTATTTTCTCGACGCCAACCGCCGCGTGGTTCTGCGGGTTCATGAGCCCGGGATCCAAGGCGATATCATCGACCGCGCGACCACCTTGCAGGCAGCGCAGACCGGCCGCGAGGCTCAGGGTATCGAACTCGGTCCACTGGGCACCCTGACCTTGCGTGCCGTCAAGCCTTGGCGTCGCAATGGGAAGCTGATTGGCTATCTGGAGCTGGGCGAGGAGATCGGCCACGTCGGCGAGGAAATCCACCATGCACTGGGAGTGGATCTGATGGTCACGGTAAATCGGCGATTCCTGCCTCCCGATGACTCCACCGCCAGCCCGTCGGACGGCGATGACTACGTCATCTACAGCAACACGCTCGACGAAATACCACCCGGTATCGTCGGACAGCTCGGCAGTGGTCAAGCGAGCGCGCTGGGCAATGCCTCCAAGTACGGAGAAAAGTCGCTCTACACCGCCGTCCTCCCTCTGAGCGATGCGGCTGGACGGGAAATCGGCAATATCGTGGTGGTCCGGGATGTCACCAGGCTGCAGGCCGGATTTCGCGAGTCGCTAACCGCGGCCGCGCTGCTCAGCCTGCTGGCCGGCGCCTTGGTCTTCGGTCTCTTCTACGCCATCCTCGATCGGGTGGAAAGGGACTACCGCCGCCAGCGCCAGATGGAGACTCAGTTCGCACGTCTGAGCACCGAACACCAGCGCATTGTCCAGATCGAGAAGCTGTCCGAAGTCGGAAGGACAATCAGTGAGATCGCTCACCAGATCAACAACCCACTGGTCGGCGTAGTCAACATGGCACAACTCGCCGAACGCGAAGCCGACGATCCGGTGCGTGTGCGCGAACTGCTGGCCGATATTCGCCAGGCCGGCACCGACAGCCATGCGTTTCTGCAGCGAATGCTGACCTTTACCAAGGTGTCACGCTTCGAGCGCGCGCCAACGGAGGTAACCGCGCTCATAGCCGAGACCATTACGCTGTTCCAACAAAGCACGGACCGGCAGCCGGTCATCCAGAGTGAGCTGCCGTCGCCGCCACTGGTACTGGACATCGATCCCGTGTTGATCCGCCACGCGTTGTTCAATCTGCTGTCCAACGCGACTCAGGTTGGACCGGAAGATGGGACGATCCGCGTCTTGCTGGTACCGAAATCCGACGACGAACATCGGCGGGGATGGTCACTCGAGGTCCACGATCAAGGGCCTGGGTTGCCGGACGAGATTCGAGAGAAACTCTTCACGCCGTTCTTCACCACTCAGCCCAACGGCACCGGGCTAGGTCTCGCCGTGGTCCAGCACGTCGCAATGCTTCACGACGGCCGCGCCAGCGGCAGCAATCGCCCCGGGGGTGGCGCGGTTTTTGCGTTGTGGATACCTGAGCACACAGTAAACGCGGACGGTGCAACGTGACCTGCAAGATCCTTCTCGTGGACGATGACCGCCACACGGTCAAACTTTTTCAGAACTTGTTCCGCACACGTCCGCAGAAGCTCGAGGTGGCAGCGGATGCTGCTGAAGCGCGCCGCCGGTTCCGGGCTTCCGACTACAACCTGATCCTCATGGATCAGCGACTGCCAGACGGCAACGGGCTGGACCTGATCCAGGAGATGCGTCGCGAGCGACCGCACCAGATCGCGATCATGATCACCGGATACGCCGATGTGCGCGATGCGGTACGTGCGGTACGCGAGGGTCTGTATGACTATCTCACAAAGCCGTTCAACGAGATCGAAAGCCTAGAGTCGTCGATAGACAAGGCTCTCGAACTCGACCGGGCTTACCGCGAGATCGACAGCTTGCGACGTTCTCTGGATGGACGCAGTGGAGACCACACCTTGATCGGTCAGTCGCCTGCCATCGAGCATTTGCTCCAACAGATCCAACAGGTGGCCGCGCTGGATACCACTGTGCTGCTGGAGGGCGAAAGCGGAACCGGCAAGGAACTGGTTTCACGCATCCTGCATGCCAGCAGCCCTCGCGCCCGACATCGCCTGTTCGCTGTCAACTGTGGCGCCATGTCGGAGCAACTGCTCGAGAGCACCTTGTTTGGTTACGAAAAGGGAGCTTTCACGGGCGCCACGAAAACCACCCCCGGCTACCTCGAACAGGCCGATGGCGGCACTCTGTTTCTCGACGAAGTTGCGGATATGAGTC from Chromatiaceae bacterium harbors:
- a CDS encoding MFS transporter, producing the protein MAAQCLALVLLGAMLLNEHRGLLRELTLSRIEIQAGDLEAVLRTGALTGLRPDEIHNLDAMVARLKKADPAIADIEVVTVDGDIARVVSASTPSRMAAVLTSEEWRSMRSLRDSSHVRSASGTTIAASIRDAADDVVGGLRVGVAAAVLQREERRIAGLLWPRIAAAIAVMILITLAALGWLRSSGTGGPWLRRRVMAVALLTTFAAGVQVAWNAKGLLEATLTPVLTSKVEMVAELLAGKLARAEALGIPLEKLPGVDAYFDGVVAKHPGVAALKLIDNGGATLARQGVTTGDWIEHTAGSGRIAVAADGEFVARRLGELGADVGIVLLVAVVVFRELLRALLVGLPGGGESTAERLQSLRLPLFLFILTEEMSRSFLPLYIKSFATGESFLGSETEIGLPIAIYMLFFALATPFAGRWADRWGIARVFAAGVGLTLLGFLWTALAGSYWELLPARALCAWGYATGTMACQRQLIVLTSRADRARGLALFVGAVGIAAICGSALGGVLADQFGFRPVFAVSALLGLLALVIFRLTQRGSNEHHEAIPPLRMSEIRRLLMNRRFAALMLGGAVPAKIALAGFLFYLAPLTLHQLDYSPAEIGRAVMVYFILVSTINPVASWLSDRYRWRLSLTLVGGGVIGLGGLAGLGAWLFGEMNSVWLVWIGILTLGIGTGLASAPMQALATEIGARTGATSVAVMLRTLERLGSFVGPLWAGVWLATTGWGGAMAAIGVVVLVGTLVCLTAREGR
- a CDS encoding MBL fold metallo-hydrolase, encoding MHKCRFHSWLLIPALLLQLGTAIAASDTDALRLEKITDQVFAVVGPFGNRTPDNLGNNATFGFVVTAQGVVLIDSGGSYQGAAAIDAIIKQVTDLPVKIVINSGGQDHRWLGNGYFKQRGARIIASSAAVRDQQARLQDQMLMLGNLIGKEGLAGTEAVYAAETFDDTMHLDVDGTAFDLHMVGPAHTPGDSLIWLPQQRVLFSGDVVYVGRMLGVMPHSNSRHWIEAFETMAALEPLTIVPGHGPPADVARARADSLDYLVFLRETVGAFMQEGGDITQIGGLDQSRFEYLEDYQTLKGRNAQQVFQEMEWE
- a CDS encoding SUMF1/EgtB/PvdO family nonheme iron enzyme gives rise to the protein MRSIQRGLRYLFLLAGTLFTASIVAQPNASGEQRIALVIGNSAYHNSPLSNPGNDARAMAAKLESHGFDVVSREDLTTRQISETLREFRSRLVPGGVALFFYAGHGVQIKGINYLPSVDADIRSEEDVPLNSINLNQVLEIMDEGKTRLNLIFLDACRNNPFMRSFRSAAGGLARVDAPSGTLISFATRPGSVAADGEGDHGLYTQHLLAQIGVPNRPIEQDLKRVVAGVMEDSKGQQEPWMEGSMVGDFYFAGSSEATSASADPVPARRISDSAAFELSFWDSIKDSENAGDFRAYLQQYPEGRFAPLASSRLRRFEASQSGDRSAPAATSGDRGDGGRTIFRDCPECPEMTVIPAGKFQMGAAAREVGSGDSERPRHVVRIPRPLAVGRFEITRKQYEAFVKASGHNAKGSCYAWVGSEWVSMPNRDWSYPDFRQEDDHPAVCVNWRDAHAYVSWLSMKTGMPYRLLSESEWEYAARAGTRTSRFWGDDPELACDYANVYDASSQEFRNFDWEPHACKDGYLETSPVGSFKPNDFGLYDMLGNVWEWVEDCQWVNYIGAPKDGSAKVSDDCARRVYRGGGWSGPASVRAAVRNGNPPSYRSQLLGFRVARPVNDDYPAGPQQ